AAACTTAAATCAAAAACCTCGAACTGTTCCTGCAGTACTCCACCACCATCCGCAATCTTTAAAGTGGTTTCAGAATCTGCATCACCGATATAACTTTGAGAAGATAACAGGTTATTACTTCCTTCAACACTCCCATCAATGCAACCATTGTTCCCCTCACTGCTGCCAGCTGCAGATTCATTTCCTACATCCTCACTCGATATTGAAGTTACAGCACTGGAATTTGATGTAGATGTTCCATCAATATCACTAGGACAAAACGGCTTCCTATCAAGCAGTGATATTCCATTCCCTTCAGCCAACACCAAGCACTCTGGAGATGCATCACCAAACTTATTTGTGATATTTTCAGGAGTCGCTGAGTCTCTGTCAGAACCATCAAAATGTCGTTTTTCTGGCGTCCCATTTTTCAAATCAACCTCGTCAGaatcttttttccttttatgaCTTCTATCACAAGAACCGCTCTCTGGAGTGCATGATTTGCCAATTTGCTGCTGCATTGTAACCCTAGGATGCCGAAGccgtttgtaaccatttggaaAAACGTAAGAAGGAAGTTGCTTCCTTCGAACATGAGAGACATATATTTCCATTCCTGGTTTCCAAAACATGTACATGTTTATTGAATTCCTGAATTCATCAACTGTCCCTCGAATATCAAACTGCTGACCTTCTTGTACCATCTCCCCCTGTTTCCTCTGCAAGCCCATAAAAAAGGCACAATGTGCACTTGGTTTGGAGGTATCAACATACTCATGAGGGTAGGGATGACATTGCAACTTCCCATATGTGTCACGCTCAATCTGTAATTACAGCAGCAAAAAATAGAAGCAGATAGAAAACATATGAATGTACTCTATACATAATTAAGAGTCTAAAATGGCATAAAATTTACCATAAGAGTCAACTGCCTTAAACGGGATTCCACCCAGCCTTTCCAAGAACGCAAATCATCTATATCAGCAGCAATTATGTCAACCTGCAGGTAATTTTTGTAGCTTTCGAAGAACATATATGGCTCAAACAAAGTACTCCATTGGATTTTATTCAGTTCTATCTcctaaaatacaaaacaaaacacgtGTCAATATGCTATCCTACAAATAAAAAACACCAACAAAAGCCTCCGGCTTCTCACCTCACATGTCTTGTTACCGTACTGGAACTGCTCCATCATGACTCGCAGTGTACTTGTTGAGACATTGTAGCTAGAATTCATGCATGGGTAAGCAGGTGTTATGATTGGCATATGATGAGTGCGATCACGAGGGTTCTTACGAGGATCCCAAACAGATAATCCgacttcatcttcttcaatgggACACAGCATCACAGGGTTTGGCCAGCGCCACTGTGTATACACCCTGAAAAATCTAGAAACAAGCATACTGGGAATAGCATTTGGGTAAAGTTGGCACACTCGAGCAACAAGAAGAGCCCAGTTAACGCCACCAAGAAATCCAGTGACCTGGACATTGTAAAAACAagatccaaaaaaaaaaaaagaatcatgAAGCCTTGCAGAAGATAGGAGGAGACAGGAAGAAGGAGCATCAGTGCAAAATTGGAGGAGAAAGGAATCACCCACATTGGAATAAACTCCACGTCTTTTAGCCCAAAATTTTAAGCACCGAAGCGTAGTGCAAAAATTCTATAATTtggaaaaggaaaataaaataaaatgagaaaacaagATCCTGAGAATCAAACATAAATTTCCAGCTAAATCTTAAATCCAAAAAAAGGTCAAAGCATCAAGACAGAAGTACTTAACCTCAACGTTAGGGACAAGCTTAAGAATTTGATCAGCCACCCTGCAGCCGTTGAGACTCCGGGCAGTAGGCTCATCAACATCATACAGAACAGAAACATTTGAGATGTCCAAGTCCTGTTGACAGGTCCATTAGAGGATAATAAAATTCCTTTGAAAAGATAAACATGATTAAAAAGGGTGTATATTAAATTGAATTGACCACCACAAGCCAAAAGCTACAGGAAAATTCAATTGTCCCACTTGACAATAACTAAAACAGCCTTCTCAAAGGTACGAATGCAGGCAATTTATGAGCATCAAAGCATACACCAAAAAAAGGTCCGTATATACAATTATTATAATCAGTTGCATGGTTATTCGATGATATAATAATGGAAAATCTTAtaggttttataaaagaatcGAAAACATCCTTACTATGCAACCAATTACAAACCAAATGTCAGAAGAAATTTGATATCTCGGACACAAGAAAATTCACTAATAACAATGAATTTTCATATGCatcgtttataaaggttatctCCACTTACATCTGGAACCACCAAAAGGGAGATGCTTGCATACAGAAGATCAATTGATATTCCATCGAACTTGAATCTCATTACAGGAACATGAGCATCTGGAACTGGTTGTAACTCTGTAACTTCTTCCATTTCTGCCAAAATGTTGTgtagtaaaaagaaaaaatcttCCTGAAGAAAATAGCCCAAAAATTAGATATACTAATgcatatgataaaaaaattcattgaaaTACGGAACTGAGCTTCAGCTTCGATAGTTACCTCTCTATTTACATAAGATGGCCCAACACACAATGTGTCAATGTCAGCCCCAGGACCATGCACCTGCCAACTCTCAAGGTTTTTAGAAGAGACCATAGATAGCCAAAAGCAGCTTGTAGCACAAGTTCATAGACTGCTATCAGAAGTTCCAACAAAATTaatgattatatttatattatgccGAGACCTTTCagattaagtttttttttttttggcactGGATATAAGTGTTTCAAGAGAACATAAACATCATGAGTGGATAAAACACAGGGATCACGAACTCCAAATCTAACCCAACATAAAACTCTCTTCAGCAAATTTCACCAAACAGTTTCCAAATCGTGTTTTAAACGAAAATTTACTTCGAAAGGTGCAAACTCAATGCCAAATGAACACAATTGAATGAGACATGCTATACAGTTACTACAGTAGCTTTTCTAATCCAGAAGAAATCATGACGTCAACAATATAAATAGTTAACGACAATGAGAATGAAAAAGATCCGTACTAAAAAGCAATTGAAAGACCAAAGAACATACCCCAAGGCGATAAGAGCCGAAAGTAAATATCACAGCATTAGCATCCTCCACCATCTGATCTGTGTATCCCCTCAAACGAGTGAGCTGTCTTACCCAATCTTTAACAATCTAACATAACCACCGGAGAAATCACCAACAAAATATTAGTAAGGTAGTTCAACACACCACAAGTACTCGACAAAAGGAGGAAAATAacttttagcatatattttataGGGAGGATCATAAAAGCAACAATATGCCAgtttaaaaaaacaacaaaaataaaagtgaaagtGAAACATATAAGAATAAAGACAAAATATAGCCTTGACAAATCATGTGGAATTATTAATCCACGAATGCAAAATTTAGAGGAATGAGTTTAACAGCTTAACAGACATGAGTCATGACATACTGATTCTACCAAGTAATGGCTAAGGAGCAAAACATttccatttaaaccaaataaactgaaataaaaatCTTAAACTAATTCATGAGAATATAAGTAATCAGACATTCCAAAAGATCTAGACATGCAAAATTCTGATTCAAGAGGatgaaaattgactttttttttgtttcgacAAATAAGAAACTAACTTGTCGAATAAAGATCGACACTTTGTAAAGGCGAAACACGAAGAGTAAACAAAATACTAAGATATGAGTTAGACTCAGAATCATCATCAATTAAAAACTGATTTCAAGTAAAATAGTTTCTTCATACATATTCATACTATAGAGCATACACAGGGTCATAGTCATAGATTTCCTAAACCTCGAATTGCAAATGGCCCTACTCTTTAACAATTTCCGGATATGAAAACGAACTCAATTATAACATATTTACACCTTATCTCGTCTCAAGTATGTCCTCTCACTTCCACTTCGCTTATAACCTTCTACTAATCGTTGCTCCTTAACCTCTGGATtcttaattaatgtttaatttcttttaatttgatgTAAAACTACTTTGTGGTCGGAATTACACGACAAAAAGCAGCAAACATAATTGCAATAGCAAACAAATAGAATTACACggaataaaaaagaaacaaaccTGGCCAATGCGACCGAGAACCTCCTCTCGCTTAAGAGCTTCATCTTTGCTCTCATAGAGCCCAGCATCACCCAAAAACTGCTCATAAaccaaaacaacaaaattaaaatttcatcacataatacatttaataatttcctattaatgaaaataatgaattaaTCAAATAACCTTCTCCAAATCACGAGTTCTCTGAATATCAGCTTCGGTCGGACCGGCGGTTGATATCGGTTTCCTTACGCCGTATTGTTTCACCGGCGGGGAGGAGGATGCACCCTCCGAGCTCACCATCTCGGTGACCTAATCAAAACCCAcaatttcttgattttttttagaagaaaCGAGAAAAAAGAGACGAAATTcgattaaatttcaaaattgataaaataggAAACCCTAATCCAAATTGATTTTGGTTTAGGAAGAAATTAGGGATCGAATCAAAGAGAAAGCGACAGAAGCGGACCGATTGGTCGGTGCGCTCGGAAGAGAAGATTCCTCTTCTCTAAAGGACAGACAAACCGGGTGGATTTGTTGATTTTTTcgtgcatttttttttcttatttatgtatttcattttaaatataataaaattttgttaatttaattatattattaaattattattaaaaaaattagattatatttaaaaaataaaccttttacattatgctatagtattttttttatcaagcgTAGAATTAGTAATTACACTAGATTGCGggattatttatttgatatttgattataaatactttatttattaatttataattaaggctaaattcatttttggtttcgtaaattatacgattttaatttattaagtcTATCATCTtctatttgacctttttaaattcttaaattttcactttttgatTCATTGAATCCTTAAATGGATACTTACTTAAGGACCTGATAACAACACAAATGAACAAACCTGAAACAGCACATGAACCGAGTAGATCACGCCGAGAAACCAACCCAACTAATCAACCAGAACGCATAACTAACAGCATGCGTAGAAGTAGCACCATCTCGGCCGCACCGAGCACCATATATACCATCTCGGTCACCGAATGTCATACATAAAAGTAACATCTCAGTCTAACCACACACCATAAAATACCATCTCGGTTCCACCCGAGCTCACCTTCAACAAAACACAACGACAAACTTGTCAGgacgtaccctgacattccagacaacatctgcacagacaaagagaacgaaatcaggtctgtcggcccagacaaagaggaacaacacacatagtataaaaggctaaGGGAAattaggtaaaaaggttaattctctttttctctcaactcttaactacctttcacttcttcttctttctctcactaaacgGTTACTAATTtgaccgtcggagtggtttgccggatCCCCTTCCGGCATCCTTCTCACGGTTGTGCTGTGCCTTTCAGGTGTAGCTATGGAGCTGTCGTCAGACCGGAACGTCGCTGCTGGTTCACAAGTTATCAGGacctaataaattaaaaagcgAAAATTTAAGAACTCAATAAATTAAATGAGATTTacttaaaaattcaataaatcaaaatttgaaatttgaaaaaatcacataaaaaattaaatacctaataaataaaaataatagtatagTTTAAGAATGTCAAAATGAGTCTAGCCTATAATTAATAGGGCATATGAACAATTGATACCGATTTTTAAAGTGTTGTGAAATAGTATTTTGAAGAGAGTTGTGTGCTTCATTGCTGAGAGAGACTTTGACATCAATCATTTTGTTATTGGTTAAATGGATgaatgtaataaaaataaagtctaaaaataatattactttttctttaaatagaagttcaacaattttaaaaaataaagatataattCTCTCAGATTGTGTTGCCTGTTTAAAAGATGactaacaataataattaatttccgcTAACAATTAAAGTAGGTCAGGtctatctttaaaaaaacaaaaagatgcgatctcaaaaaaaaacaaaaaaaaacaaaacaaaaagatgCAATTCAAAAGAATTGagagaaaaattgataattacaCTACTtaagacaaaataattttagaattacGCCCAACATGTTTCATTTTGATAATTagaattttcatcttttttcttgcaaaactaactttcaaaaaatagataaatacgACGTGAAAGAAGAAAAAGTAACAGTCAGCTCAATCTAAGATTCTCCTAAAATTGCTCCGAAAATTTAAATGCACGAAAATCTTACCTAATATACAAGATCTTTGAATCCATGAAATCAAAGAtattcggtttttaaaaaaaggGATTACAGAGAACTGAATCAAAAAAGAGAGAGAGCAGATTTGATCAATTATTTCAGCTAGTCGGAGATTCATAATCAGATCATGAAGAAGGAAGCTAATCGGATGTAATAAACCGAAATCAAGTAAGTCTATAATTGATATTGAAATTTATAGTATAACAAAAGTTGTGATCGGCGatgaaaaagaattgaaatATGTTTTcagaattataattttttttattgatgaacACTATGAAATATTGAGAATATCCAATGGTCTATTGTAGGTACTGATTAGAATTAGTTTAAGATTAATACTAATTTTGCTTATATGGGTTTTTCATTAAAACTGTTTTTATTAAAGAACAATGTCAAATTGTGAGGTTAACCATTGGTTGTAAATATTGAAGTAATGAGGATAATAAACGTTTGCACATGTTTTTATGTAGGAATGACGACATTGAAAATAATTCTTTACTGCAACGGCGTATGGGATGACAGTTTTAACTACTCGAATTACAAAATCAAAGGAGTTTTGCTTAAGGAGGACACGGATTTTGAAATGCTGAAATTGCTGATATGTGGTGTACTGAAAGAGAATAGTTGGGAAACCAATTTAGATATCAAATATCAATTGGAACCTAATCAGCAGCCAGTGGATATCGATGATAATGAAAGTGTGCAGTTCTACATAGAACTGAAAAGAAACGAAGCGAGAATGAC
This window of the Mercurialis annua linkage group LG5, ddMerAnnu1.2, whole genome shotgun sequence genome carries:
- the LOC126680981 gene encoding nuclear poly(A) polymerase 4-like isoform X1 → MVSSEGASSSPPVKQYGVRKPISTAGPTEADIQRTRDLEKFLGDAGLYESKDEALKREEVLGRIGQIVKDWVRQLTRLRGYTDQMVEDANAVIFTFGSYRLGVHGPGADIDTLCVGPSYVNREEDFFFLLHNILAEMEEVTELQPVPDAHVPVMRFKFDGISIDLLYASISLLVVPDDLDISNVSVLYDVDEPTARSLNGCRVADQILKLVPNVENFCTTLRCLKFWAKRRGVYSNVTGFLGGVNWALLVARVCQLYPNAIPSMLVSRFFRVYTQWRWPNPVMLCPIEEDEVGLSVWDPRKNPRDRTHHMPIITPAYPCMNSSYNVSTSTLRVMMEQFQYGNKTCEEIELNKIQWSTLFEPYMFFESYKNYLQVDIIAADIDDLRSWKGWVESRLRQLTLMIERDTYGKLQCHPYPHEYVDTSKPSAHCAFFMGLQRKQGEMVQEGQQFDIRGTVDEFRNSINMYMFWKPGMEIYVSHVRRKQLPSYVFPNGYKRLRHPRVTMQQQIGKSCTPESGSCDRSHKRKKDSDEVDLKNGTPEKRHFDGSDRDSATPENITNKFGDASPECLVLAEGNGISLLDRKPFCPSDIDGTSTSNSSAVTSISSEDVGNESAAGSSEGNNGCIDGSVEGSNNLLSSQSYIGDADSETTLKIADGGGVLQEQFERVASVGMALNTVEALQKPVTRLSLTSKA
- the LOC126680981 gene encoding nuclear poly(A) polymerase 4-like isoform X3 codes for the protein MVSSKNLESWQVHGPGADIDTLCVGPSYVNREEDFFFLLHNILAEMEEVTELQPVPDAHVPVMRFKFDGISIDLLYASISLLVVPDDLDISNVSVLYDVDEPTARSLNGCRVADQILKLVPNVENFCTTLRCLKFWAKRRGVYSNVTGFLGGVNWALLVARVCQLYPNAIPSMLVSRFFRVYTQWRWPNPVMLCPIEEDEVGLSVWDPRKNPRDRTHHMPIITPAYPCMNSSYNVSTSTLRVMMEQFQYGNKTCEEIELNKIQWSTLFEPYMFFESYKNYLQVDIIAADIDDLRSWKGWVESRLRQLTLMIERDTYGKLQCHPYPHEYVDTSKPSAHCAFFMGLQRKQGEMVQEGQQFDIRGTVDEFRNSINMYMFWKPGMEIYVSHVRRKQLPSYVFPNGYKRLRHPRVTMQQQIGKSCTPESGSCDRSHKRKKDSDEVDLKNGTPEKRHFDGSDRDSATPENITNKFGDASPECLVLAEGNGISLLDRKPFCPSDIDGTSTSNSSAVTSISSEDVGNESAAGSSEGNNGCIDGSVEGSNNLLSSQSYIGDADSETTLKIADGGGVLQEQFERVASVGMALNTVEALQKPVTRLSLTSKA
- the LOC126680981 gene encoding nuclear poly(A) polymerase 4-like isoform X2; protein product: MVSSEGASSSPPVKQYGVRKPISTAGPTEADIQRTRDLEKFLGDAGLYESKDEALKREEVLGRIGQIVKDWVRQLTRLRGYTDQMVEDANAVIFTFGSYRLGVHGPGADIDTLCVGPSYVNREEDFFFLLHNILAEMEEVTELQPVPDAHVPVMRFKFDGISIDLLYASISLLVVPDDLDISNVSVLYDVDEPTARSLNGCRVADQILKLVPNVENFCTTLRCLKFWAKRRGVYSNVTGFLGGVNWALLVARVCQLYPNAIPSMLVSRFFRVYTQWRWPNPVMLCPIEEDEVGLSVWDPRKNPRDRTHHMPIITPAYPCMNSSYNVSTSTLRVMMEQFQYGNKTCEEIELNKIQWSTLFEPYMFFESYKNYLQVDIIAADIDDLRSWKGWVESRLRQLTLMIERDTYGKLQCHPYPHEYVDTSKPSAHCAFFMGLQRKQGEMVQEGQQFDIRGTVDEFRNSINMYMFWKPGMEIYVSHVRRKQLPSYVFPNGYKRLRHPRVTMQQQIGKSCTPESGSCDRSHKRKKDSDEVDLKNGTPEKRHFDGSDRDSATPENITNKFGDASPECLVLAEGNGISLLDRKPFCPSDIDGTSTSNSSAVTSISSEDVGNESAAGSSEGNNGCIDGSVEGSNNLLSSQSYIGDADSETTLKIADGGGVLQEQFERVASVGMALNTVEALQKPVTRHVL